Within Enterobacter sp. RHBSTW-00175, the genomic segment AACTGAATAAAGAAAACAGAAAAGAATACATTAATTACTTAGTTGATTCATTTAGCAACGATAATGGAAGGAATTTTTCATTTGATGAAATGGCGAATTTAATTATATGCTTGAATCAATCATTCATGACAATTTTATCAGGCCCTCCGGGAACAGGAAAAACCTCCACGGCTATTAGATTAGCTCAAAATATGGGCTTGACTAATGGTGAGAATACATACAATACTAGTAACTTTATTAATATTCCAGTCGGAAGAGCTTGGGTATCAAGCCGAGACATCTTAGGATTTTATAATTCCTTAAAAGACGTTTACCAGCCAGCCCGTACAGGTCTTTATGAGTTTTTGAAGAGTGATCATAATCCAGATTATTTGAAAATAATTCTACTTGATGAGGCCAACCTGTCTAGCGTCGAACACTATTGGTCAGACTTTCTAGGTATGTGTGATCCCGAAGGAAGAAATAGAAAAATTGATTCTGGCATTCCATCTGAAGACGAAAGATATATTACCGTGGCTGATGGTGTGCGTTTTATAGCAACTATTAACAATGATGCGTCAACTGAACGTTTATCGCCAAGGTTAATCGACCGGGTACCCGTAATAGGTTTAAATCACAACGCAGAATTTAAATCGAACGTTATAAGATCTTTAGCATTTGAAGGCGCTGTGAAAAACGAATGGTTGGAAAGTTGTTTTGATGTGAGCTTATATGAGTCTTCTTTTACGACGGAAGAGGAGAACTTACTTGATGAAATAATAGAAATATTAAAAGCTCCTCTTACCAGAACTACTTCTGTTAGAGTCAGTCAAAGAAAATATAATGCAATGAAGAGGTATTGCTATATTGCTAATGAAATCGAAGGGTTACAAGTTCAGCCTCTAGATTTTGCAATAAATCAGCACGTTTTGCCATTGATTGAGGGGTACGGTGCAGGTTTCAAAGAAAGATTGCACAATCTTGAGCAAAAGCTTGTGGAGTTTGATCTTCATATTTCTAAAGCAACACTTAGAAATATAATAAATAATGGTGATATTTATAGCGAATCTTACTCTTATTTTTAGGATTGTTGATTATGAAAATTAAGGTTTCAATTTTAGGGGGGAAGCGTCAGGGAGATGCTTTTGAACTGAAGTTAATCGATGAAAAAATCAACTCATCATTATTCATTCTTGAAGATGAAGCTATAGAAATAGCCTTTACGAGTGAAAACTATTACGAAAAGATTTCTTTGTTATTATACGAAAATGAAGTGGAACCTACTTTAATCGAACGTGTAGGCGAGCTTTGGACTTACAGATGGCTTCCCAAAAGGCTAGGGCGTTTTTCATATGAATGTTTTTTCCATAATTACTATGGAATAGCCGAATTAGTACTTGAAGCTCAATACGGTGAAAGGACTGAACTTTTTAGTTTTCAATCGATAGAAGTTCTGGCAAAAAAGTTAAATGCAGAGCGAGTTGATAAGATGCTGAACTATATAGCAAAAATCGATAGTAATGCTCTTTGTGCTTTTTTCAGAGTAACTCGGCGGAAAGCAGGTTTCAAAAATGGGGATACTCCTGCTGAAATTTTACTAGAACAAATTGAAAGCATTGTCGAAATAACGACAACCCTGATAAGAAAAATAATACAAAGACCTATTTCTAAATTAACAAGTCGGGAGAAATATGTTTATCCGAGTGACAACACAAATATTGATGATTTGACGCTGTCATGGCTATGTAGCAACACTGATGAGCTATTTGAAACAGATTCATATGAAAGTGCAATTTTGGAGTTTAACGATGAGCTTTATGGGGCGAGAAAGCTTATTGAGCACCAGGCAGTAGAAGATTCTGACGTTTATGAAAATCAAGTTTTGCATGGTTTTGTTATGACTTTAATTCAAACCACTTCTTCTCTTCTTTCAGGCTTCAAAAACCCTGATAAGTATCCAAATAGAATAAATGGAAGCCCTTTAGGGTATGTTAGTTTTTTCTCTCAAATACAAAAATTTCAGAAGAGTATTAATGGGCGAAAAATTTTAAAATGCAAATCAATATTATCAGATTTACATTCTCTTAAAAGGATAATGGCAGAGGTGATGCCTGCAAAAAAACATATAATCGGAGTGCCCACGTTTACAATGAAAGCCAAAAAGGATCCTTTATACCTTTCTGTTTTCAAAAAGATCGTTGACTGGTACCGATTTGGGAAACCTGATTGGAGTGTTCAAGAAGAGTTATTATCCATACAAAGCATTCCAAAATTGTTTGAATACTATTCTCTTTTCTATATAAGAGAGATATTAGGACAGCATATAGGCTCTAAATCCGCGCCCGAACCAGTTAATGAATCAATATCATTTGTTTTTAATCTTAGAAAAGGGGCTACTCTAAAATTACTATATGAGCCAAAATATTGGATGGCCACCCATCCCATGGCAGACCTAAGAGGTTTGGTTAACAGTGAAGGATGGACAACTTACAATGGTATGGTGACTCATCGTTCTTCCTCAGGGAGATTTTCTAATCGATCTCCCGACTTTGTAATACATATTAGCAATGGGAATGGTATTGACAAGTATCTCATTCTTGATGCGAAGTATACTTCTACTGATAAAGCCTTTTTACATTATTTACCTGAGTTAACGCTTAAATATCTTCATGGACTTCATTCTATTTCAGATGCAAATAGTTCCATCATTGGTTTGATTATTTTAAATCCTGATGAGAAACTACTCATTAGAGATTTCCATAATTCATCATTTGATATTTATTCGGATAGGCCAGCTATGCCATTTTTATTATGCGCTACCATTTCTCCTGGGGAAGAGTATATAAGTAATAATTGTTTCCAACATTCTCTTTTAAAGATGGTAACTCTTATGGAGCAACGTGTTAACACAGAAGGTCAAGGTCGCTACTTAATGAACGTTTTAAGTGCTTAGGGGGATTGTAAAGTTTTACATTAAATATCTCCTGAAGAATTCTATAGATAAAAATAGTGCGTGAATAGCGGAGAGAGTGAATGAAAGACCAATTAAGATAATTGATAGCGATTATTGTTAACGTCAGCGCAAGTTTGTGGATGTTGCTAACTTGTCATGTATACGTAGTATAAAAAAATAAGATCATCATTTTTACGCTCCCGCTCGGGGGCGTTTTTTATCTTTGAAAAAAGGGATCTGGTTTTTTCTCGAAGTGCACGCTTCCCGCTGTCAGGCTGTTTTTTTACATCTGCTGCTGCGGGAGAACACAGTGACCTGGAAAACAACAGCCGAACAAAACGCCATCATCGAGTGGAAGGGCAATCATCTCGTGGTGAATGCCTTTGCCGGTACAGGTAAAACCTCCACTTTAGTGAGTTACGCTGAAGCCAACCCGGAAAGTAAAATGCTTTACCTCGCCTATAATCGCGCTGTGCGGGATGAGGCTGAACGCAAATTCCCCTATAACGTAGAGTGTAAAACGTCGCATCAGCTTGCATGGGCCCGTTTCGGCAAACATTTCCGTGACCGGCTGACAGCCAGTCTGCGCATTACGGATGTGGCCAGAAAGCTCAATACCCGCCACTGGGCGCTGGCGCGGCTGGCGCTCAGCGGGCTGAACATGTTCCTCTGCAGTGCTGACCCCGAGCCGGGGCTGATACATCTGCCGTCTGAGGATGATCGCCACGGTCTCGATGCCGGTAAAATTCTGGGGGCAATACAAATCCTCTGGTATGAAATGAGCCGTACTGATTCAGTCTTTCCCGTCACGCACGACACCTACCTTAAACTGTTCCAGCTCTCTCATCCTGACCTGTCAAAACGCTGGGACACCATCCTCTTCGACGAGGCACAGGACGCCAATCCGGTGACCAGTGCATTTGTACTGAATCAGCCCTGCCGGGTCATTCTGGTCGGCGACCGTTACCAGCAGATATACCGGTTTCGGGGGGCAGATAATGCACTGAGAGCCCCGCAGCTGGTGCAGGCAGACCGGTTGTGGCTGACAGCGAGTTTTCGGTTTGGCCCTGAGGTCGCGCGGATGGCCAACATCCTGCTTGAACGTGCCGGAGAGGAAAAGCGCGTGACAGGTAACGGGGGGCAGGATGCTGTCGTCAGCAGCCTTCCGGCAGGGGCTGAGCATATTGCTGTACTGAGCCGGACGGTATCCGGCGTGATCGGCAGTGCCCTGACGGCGAGCCTTATGGAGAAAAATGTCTTCTGGGTCGGGGGGATTGAAGGCTACAAAACAGAGGAGCTGGAAAACCTGTACTGGTTCTCCGCCGATATGCCTGAAAAGATGCAGTCCCCGCGCCTCAGCCGGGACTACCGGGATTTTGATGAATACTGCTCAATAGCAAAAGCCACACAGGACGTGGAGATGAACCAGGCCATTCGTCTTCTCGATGACTTTTTCCCACTACCGCAAAAGCTGGCCATCATGCGCCGTCAGGTGGTAACCCATGAGAAAGACGCTCAGGTCACGGTTTCAACCGCACACCGCAGCAAAGGGCTGGAATGGCCGGTGGTAATGCTGAGTGAGGATTTTACTGACATTACCGACCCGCTTCTTTCGCAGGATGAGCGGCAGGATGAGACTAACCTGCTGTACGTGGCTGTCACCCGGGCCAGAAGAACGCTTGTGCTTAACGAACTGATGCGCTGGCTGAGTGATGAAGGCGGGAAAAACCGCGAGACGACGCACGAAACCGTACCGTCCGGAAATGGAGAGAGCGCCGACAGGCACGAAGAAACGGGAAAAACTTCTGAGAGTGAGTAACTGGTTTTTTATGGTGAAGCGCGGGGAGTGTCACAACACTGGGCAGCCCTATACCAGGAGAAAATCATGCGCGACAGAATCAGGACCCTTAGGTTTCTGTTTTCAAAAGGTGAACCGGAACCAGCACATCATGTATCCGCTGTCACACCTGCCGGCTACCACACTCCGCGTACGGTCGATACGCTGTGCTGTAGTCCGTTGAGAAAAACCTGCCTGCAACAAATATGGGAAAACAGCTCACTTCCGGCGGATGTTTATCACCGGTTTTATATAACGCCACTGCATGGCTTACTGGCCAGGGTACAGAATGTGCCGGCAACACAGCAGGGAAGGTGGTCGCAGTCAGACGGCTTCGGGGACCTTACGCTGCAGTTCACAACCTGTGCGGTCAGACTGGCCAAAGGATACATGTTTCCACCCGGAGCTGCGCCAGAAGAGCAGGCAGAGCAAAACGTGATGTGGAATGCAGTCATTTTCTGGTCTGCACTGTTCTGGCATTTGCCGCTCCTGGCGTCTCTGGAGGGTGAGCTGCTTGATGGTAAAAGCTGGCTTCCGGGAATAACCGTTCCGGACTCACCTTATCGATTTCGCTTCCGGGAAGCTGACAACTCCTCAGCTTTTGCAGCGCTGGCAGCAGGACAACTTGTGCCAGCAGAGGCGACAGGATGGCTGGCAGAAAATCCCGAAGCTCTGGGCAATCTTACCGGGGCCTTATGGAACCAGCATCCGGCGATGCCACTTATTAGAAGCTTAATGAAGCAAGCTGCTGAAAAGGTGGAATCGCCTTCGCTGGAGGTATCCGGGGCAAATGAGAAAGTTAACACCCTCATAGAGCCGGCCCTTTCAGTTACGCAAACGCCGTCTGATCAAGAGATTGAATCAGAACCGTCAGTAGAAGCAAAACTTAAAACTGCATCGCCAGAAGTTCCAGATTTGCAGGGTATTCAACTCGCATCTTCTATTGCACCGGTGCCGATGGCTGATGACAGCAATCTCGTCAGCAATGAAAAGGCAGGCGAGATTACGGAATGTGATCCAAACGAAACAGAGAAGGCTGATACAGAGATGCTGCTAAGTCTGTTCAGTGCAATTGCAGAGCCTGATATGACCGGGACTGAAGCATGTGATGAAGAGCCTTCAATCAGTACGAGAGCAGAAAGTGTGCCAGAATTTTCCCCCCTTAATGAACTAAGTCCCGAAGCTGATAAGCCTGAGATAAATCAGACAGTAGCAGAAGACTCTTTCCCTGAACGCGCTGTAGAGGATAACATCCCTTTACACAGCATTAACATTGACGCACAAAAAACAGTGATAAAAAAACAGACTGGCACTGAATTTGTCAGGTGGCTTTCTGAAGGACTTAAGAGCAAGCGAATTGATATTAATCAGCCTGATTCGAGGGCGCATGCAGTTGCAGGGTTCATCTTTCTCAGGGTTCCGGACATATTTTATCTTTACATCAGAGAAAGCGGAGCAGAGCTAAGCAGGGATTCCATACAAATTGAATTTGAGAAGCTGCATATTCACAGGGTGCGCAGGGGAGAGCGTTTTATTAAAGCAAAACTGTACCACTCGCCTGGCAAAGAAGGCACGTTTAAACCTGTAAGTGGATATCTTGTCAAGACTACACACCTTTTCAGAGGGGCGTCTTCCCCTGAAGACAGCGGACTTCTGTCTTTCCTGTGAAGGAGGGGCAGTCCATGAGGGCCCTTAAGGGCAGCTTGATTTAGAAAAAGGAAATGCTGTATGTCTGACAAAAACCATTATACGACATGGGAAGAATTGCTTGAGGAGTACTTCTTCGCCCGAAACCTGCGAGCTGCAACAGAATGGAGCTACGCAAAGGTTGTAAAGGGATTCCTGAAATTTACGGGGGCAGACATAACCCCATCAATGGTTACACATCATGAAGTACTCAGATGGCGGCGACATGTACTCAGAGAAAAGCAACAATCGGCGCAGACCTGGAACAATAAAATTGCACATCTCAGGGCCCTCTATAACTATGCTATGGAAAGTGGTTTATTGCCTGCGGGCAAAAACCCTTTTAACAATTGCACTGTACAGCGGGACAGAAAGAAAAAGCGGACTTTAAACCGCTCTCAGCTAACCCGCCTTTATCTGATAATGCAGCAGGCTGAAATTGAATCCAACCGGAAAATTTTCGCACGTGGCGGTCGGAGTGCGCTTTACCCGGCCTGGTTCTGGATAACCGTCCTGGATACGCTCAGATATACGGGAATGAGGCAAAATCAACTGCTGCATATTCAGCTCAGGGACGTCAATCTGACAGAAGGTTATATAGATCTGCGCCTTGAGGGGAGTAAAACGCACAGGGAATGGCGCGTTCCCGTTGTTAAGCAGCTGCGTTTGCGGCTACAGCTTCTTCTTACACGGGCAACGGAGGCTGGAGCCGGGCCAAAAGATAACCTCTTCGATGTCAGTTTTTACATTGCCGGGAAAAAGGCAAAATTTGATAGGAATGATGTGACAGTGATGCATCAAAAGATCCGCTCCTTTTTTCGCCGTCTGTCAAAGGAATGTGGTTTTGCCGTTTCGCCGCACCGTTTCAGACATACCCTGGCTACAGAACTGATGAAAGCACCGGAAAGGAATCTTCAGTTGGTTAAAGATTTACTGGGTCATCGTAGCGTAAGCACAACAATGGAATATGTGGAACTCAATATGGACATTGTGGGAAAAACACTGGAAGAAGAATTGTCGCTGCACACAGATCTCTGTGTAGAAAGGGAATTACAACTATTGACACAAAACTGATTGACTGGGATTATTGCCAGTGATCGAGAACAGGGAGCCTGCGGACACAGGCTCCCTGACTTGAGGGACTGATTCAGAAACGTTAACCAGTGCAGATACGCCTACACCGGAGGACATTCCGTAATGACCGGCCCCTGTATTAACCGCCCGTTAAGGTTCTCATCTCTTAACCAGCGTGCTTTGATGCAAAATTAGTGGTGCCCGGACTCGGAATCGAACCAAGGACACGGGGATTTTCAATCCCCTGCTCTACCGACTGAGCTATCCGGGCAACGGGGCGCATTAAACCGCAATCACGCACGGTCGTCAACACTATTTCGGGAAAAGCTGTTCAACTGCTTAACTTTGCGGCAGTCTGTCGGTTTGCGCGGCGAAATTGCACAAATCTTCCAGACAGGTTTGGCGCAGTGTGACAATGCTGATGAGAAGAGGAGGGCAGTATGGCGAACGACTGGCTTGAGCTGCGTCAGCATTCAGACACGGGCATTGAAACGATTAAAGCGCACTTTGAAGGTCATGCGTTTGATCCGCACTGGCACGATAGCTACCTGGTTGGAATTACCCTTGCCGGTACTCAGCAGTTTCACTGCCGACGAGAGCGCCATCGTAGCCGTCCCGGCGATGCATTTTTACTGGAGCCTGGTGAGATCCACGACGGGGATGCGCCGATAGAAGGCGGGTTTACCTATCTGACGTTTTATCTGGACGAACAGTGGCTGACGAACACGCTGCATGGGCTGTATGACACCGTACCTGGCAGCTATTCGCTGCACTTTGCTCAAACGCTGACGCGAGAGCCGCAGCTGGTGCGTTCGATTGGCGAGACGTTTACCGCGCTTCACAGCGATGAGATGAAAATTGTTCAACAGAGCACGATGGACGGTTTGCTGGCGCAAATTACCTCACACTGCCACTGGCGTAAAAGATTGCCCTCGCAGCTACAGAGCGCGGCGGTGGCCCATCGTGCACGCGACTACCTGTACGCCCATATTGGCGATAACATCGGGCTGTCCGACCTTGCGCGTGAAACCGGGACGGACAGGTTTACCCTGACGCGCTGTTTTAAACGCGAATTTCACCTTGCCCCGCACGCCTGGCTTATCCAGCTGCGGCTGGCAAAAGCACGACAGTGTCTGGCGCGCGGAGAACAGCCAGTCGACGTTGCCGCAGCTCTGGGTTTCGCGGACCAAAGCCACCTGGGGCGCTGGTTCCAGCGGGCATACCGTATTTCGCCAGCCCATTACCGTCGGTTGTGCACAAATCTTCCAGACGTTTCCAGAAAATAGCGTCACATTCATGGCTCTTATAATAAGGAGCCACCTGTGAGTCTGATCCCCTTCCTGCTGTTTGCTTTTGTTGCCTCGATAACGCCGGGGCCAACCAATATTCTGGTGCTGACCAACAGCCAGCATTTTGGTGTGAAAAATACTGTGCCTGCCATTCTGGGCGGCTGTATTGCCGCGAGTGCCATTGTGTTGATTTCAGGGGCGGGCGCAGGGGAAGTGTTGCGTCAGTATCCGTTGATCCGTCAGGTAATGAGCTGGGCGGGTGTGCTGTGGTTAAGCTGGATGAGCTGGCAGTTGTTTAGCGCGCCCGCGGCGAATCTGTCGTCGAAAAGCCCTAACCGCTTTACCGCCCAGGCAGCGGCGCTGTTGCAGGTTGTTAACCCGAAAACCTGGATGATGGCGCTGGCGGTTGTCAGCCTGTTTTCCCCGGCAAGCGATAATGCACTGCGGGATATTGCTCTGATGGCGCTGTGGTTTTTGATTATCTCGATTGCGTGTCTGTTGTGCTGGGCATGGCTTGGCAAGGCGGTGAACAGAATTTTTCGCACCACCGTGGCGATGGTGCGTTTTCAGCGGCTGATGGCGGTGTGCCTGTTTGTTTCCGCCTGGGCCGGGATACTGGCTTAGGTTAACGCACCACCTGAGCGGCACTGGGCAAAACGCAGAATATCTTCTGCAAGACGGTGCGCCGTATCCACGTCGACCTGGCTACGGTTCACCAGCATTCGGCTCAGACACCCTTCGAGTACCAGCTCCATCTGCCTGGCGACCATGGCAGGATCGTCCACTTCAAGCGTGGTGAGCAGCTCGTGGGTAAAGTCATGCGCCGCCCGTTTTTGCTGATTGGCCAACTGGTGAATCGGATGCTCAGGGTCGGGATAGAACGTACAGGCAGCGATAAACAGGCAGCCAGGGTAACGGTTGTTGCTCACGCATTCGGTCAGTGCGGTATAGCGCGCCAGCAATTTTTGTTCGGCCGTCAGCTCTTCATTTAACATGAGCTGCCGACGCCAGATATCGACCTGCTGGCTCAGATAGCGCAGGGCGTCATAATGCAGCGCCTCTTTGTCGGGCCAGAAACGCTTAAGTTCATCCAGAGGGTAATCGATACGGTCGGCTACCATCTCAAGCGTGGTGCTGGCTATCCCTTGAATCTCAAGCAATTGCAGGGCTTGTCCCAGTACGTCTTCGCGTTGCACGGTTTTCTCCTCCGTTTTTCCCAACGGTTTGTTCCGTCTAAAGTGTCGTTTACGGTTGGCGATCGCGCAAATGTGCGCTAAATGCCGCGGCATTCATAAACCCGGTCACGCGAGCCGCGGGCTGCTCCTCGCCCTGTTTATTGAAAAACAGGATGGTGGGCAGGCCGAGCACGTTAAGCTGTTTCAGTAACGCCTTATCCTGCGCGTTGTTCGCGGTGACATTCACCTGAAGCAGCACGGTTTCTTTCAGCGCGCTTTGCACCTGCGGGTCGCTAAAGGTGTATTTCTCGAACTCTTTGCAGGCTACACACCAGTCGGCATACAGATCAAGCATAACGGGCCGGCCATTCGCCTGGGCCAGGGCAGTGTTCAGTTCATCAACGTTCTTAATCTGCGTGAAGTTCAGGTGCGCCTGCGTTTGTGCTGCGGGGGTGCCAAATGCCCAGTCCTGCAATGGACGTACGCTTATCAGTGCGGCGGCCAGCAACAGGATCTGCACCAGGCGCATCCAGGGCTTTGTCGCGCCCAGGCTGGTAATAAACGCCCAGCCAAAGAAAGCCACGCCCAGCATTGCCCACAGGCGCAGGCCCCAAATGTCACCGATGATGCGTTCCAGCAGGAACACCGGCAGCGCCAGGATCACAAAACCAAACGCTGTTTTTACGGTTTCCATCCACGGGCCGCTCTTCGGCAGCAGTCGGTTGCCGAACACCGTCACCAGGATCAGCGGTAAACCCATGCCGAGTGCGTACAGGTAAAGCGTGCCGCCACCCAGCCACAAATTGCCGCTCTGCGCGATGTACAGCAGGATAGCGCTCAGTGGTGCCGTGGTACACGGAGAACAAATCAGCCCGGCAATCGCCCCCATCGCAAACACGCCGCCTGCGGAGCCGCCCTGCTGACGGTTGCTCATCAGCGTTAAGCGGGTTTGCAGCGATGACGGCAGTTGCAGCGTAAACAGGCCAAACATCGACAGTGCCAGCAGGGTAAAGACAACCGACAAGCCGATGAGCACATATGGATGTTGCAGCGCCGCCTGGAACTGGAGCCCGGCGGCGGCGACCACAAGGCCGAGCGCAGTGTAGGTGAGCGCCATTCCCTGCACGTAGATAAAGGCCAGCAGCAGCGCCCGGGCGGTGGACAGACGTTGTTTACCGCCCAGTACAATGCCGGAAATCAGCGGGTACATCGGCAGCACACACGGCGTGAAGGCAATGCCGATACCAATCAGTAAGGCCCAGAGTGCGGAGAACGGAAGCGCAGACCCCGGTTCACTCCCGACGCTCTTCCCGGAAGGTTGAGGAGGAGTGTCTGCGGCCATTTTGACTTCGCTCAGCGGAACGACTTTTGTTTCCGGCGGATAGCAGAAACCGGCGTCCGCGCAGCCCTGATAAGTGACGGTCAATGTGGCGCCTTTATCGGCCTGGTTCACCGTCACCGGCACACTCAGGCGCTGGCGATAAATTTCACTTTTGCCGTAAAACTCGTCTTCGTGCCACTCGCCTTTAGGTAACTGAAGCTGGCCAACGTTCGCCTGTGCAGGGGTAATGCTGACCTGCTTGCGATAGAGGTAATAACCGTCCTTGACCTGCCAGGTCAGATTCAGGTCGTGTTGGTTTTGCTGGAAATCGAAGACGAACGCCTGATCGGCGGGAATAAAGTTAGAGCGGCCGGGTGCATCAAATAACCCGGCAAAAGCTGATGTGCTGCACAGCAGCAGGATCAGCGTAAGGACGCGTTGAGCCATGAGAGATAATCGTTATCGCCGTGTACCACCGGGAGTACCAGCAGTTCCGGGGTTTGGTAAGGATGATGAGACTTGAGACAATCGAGGAGCGCCTGCTGATTCACCGTGTTGGTTTTCAGCAGCATTTGTACTTCGTACTCCTGTTCCAGTTTACCTTCCCAGTAATACAGGGAGGTGGCGCCGGGGAGGAGGGTGACGCAGGCTGCCAGTTTTTCTGCCAGCACTTTGGCGGCAAGATCCTGGGCAGAAGCTTCATCTGGAGCGGTACAAAGCACAACAACAGCGTCTGGTGTATTCACAGGTCGACCTCGTTATCGCGAAAAAAAACACTATACCATGCGAGGGCGCTGCTCATTAATGAATCGGGCCGCATAGCGACCCGATTTTAACTATTTTTACAACCACAATGGGTTTACAGCACGATACCGCCGATGATAAAGCCGAGGATGACGCAAAGCGAAATCGCGACTACGCCCGGGATCAGGAACGCGTGGTTAAACACATATTTACCGATACGGGTAGAGCCGGTGTCGTCCATTTCAACCGCCGCCAGCAGGGTTGGGTAAGTCGGCAGTACGAACAGCGCAGACACCGCCGCAAAAGAGGCAATTGCCGTCAGCGGGGTTACGCCAAGCATCAGTGCCGCCGGCATCAGCGCTTTGGTAGTCGCCGCCTGGGAGTACAGCAGCGTTGCAGCGAAGAACAGCACCACAGCCAGCAGCCACGGGTAGTTATGCAGCAGGTCACCGGCAACGGTCTGGATATCCGAGATATGCGCTTTCACGAAAGTATCACCAAGCCAGGCGACGCCCAGTACGCACACACAGGCGCTCATACCGGACTTAAAGGTGCTGGCGTTCAGCACTTCGCTAGTGTCGATTTTACAGGTGATGCTAATCAGTGCGGCGATGGTCAACATGAACACCACAATCGCTTCGTTACGTGGCAGAACTGGGTTTTGAATCAGCCCTACGGTATCGCTGATGGCGGTAGCGTAGAACATGACTGCCACAATGCCGATCAGGAACAGCAGCACAGAGCGTTTCGCGTGGGGTTTCAGCTCGAAGACCTGGCTGCCGCGCAGTTTCACTTCTCCTTTTGCCAGCCGCTCCTGGTAGACCGGATCGTCTTTCAGGTCAGCACCGAGGAAGTTACACAGCACGGCGGTGATCATCACCGCAATCAGCGTGACCGGAATACAGATCCCCAGCAGTGTCAGGTAGCTCACGCCCATTGGCTCCAGGATGCCCGCAAAGAAGACCACGGCAGCGGAAATCGGTGAAGCGGTGATGGCAATCTGGGACGCCACCACAGCGATGGAGAGCGGACGAGACGGGCGAATGCCTTGCTCTTTCGCCACTTCAGTAATGACCGGCAGCGTGGAGAACGCCGTGTGGCCAGTCCCGGCGAGAATGGTCATAAACCATGTCACCAGTGGTGCAAGGAAGGTAATGTATTTTGGATGGCGGCGCAGCATACGCTCCGCCAGGCTCACCAGGTAGTCCATACCACCCGCCACCTGCATGGCAGC encodes:
- the cutA gene encoding divalent cation tolerance protein CutA, with amino-acid sequence MNTPDAVVVLCTAPDEASAQDLAAKVLAEKLAACVTLLPGATSLYYWEGKLEQEYEVQMLLKTNTVNQQALLDCLKSHHPYQTPELLVLPVVHGDNDYLSWLNASLR
- a CDS encoding protein-disulfide reductase DsbD; its protein translation is MAQRVLTLILLLCSTSAFAGLFDAPGRSNFIPADQAFVFDFQQNQHDLNLTWQVKDGYYLYRKQVSITPAQANVGQLQLPKGEWHEDEFYGKSEIYRQRLSVPVTVNQADKGATLTVTYQGCADAGFCYPPETKVVPLSEVKMAADTPPQPSGKSVGSEPGSALPFSALWALLIGIGIAFTPCVLPMYPLISGIVLGGKQRLSTARALLLAFIYVQGMALTYTALGLVVAAAGLQFQAALQHPYVLIGLSVVFTLLALSMFGLFTLQLPSSLQTRLTLMSNRQQGGSAGGVFAMGAIAGLICSPCTTAPLSAILLYIAQSGNLWLGGGTLYLYALGMGLPLILVTVFGNRLLPKSGPWMETVKTAFGFVILALPVFLLERIIGDIWGLRLWAMLGVAFFGWAFITSLGATKPWMRLVQILLLAAALISVRPLQDWAFGTPAAQTQAHLNFTQIKNVDELNTALAQANGRPVMLDLYADWCVACKEFEKYTFSDPQVQSALKETVLLQVNVTANNAQDKALLKQLNVLGLPTILFFNKQGEEQPAARVTGFMNAAAFSAHLRDRQP
- a CDS encoding transcriptional regulator, which encodes MQREDVLGQALQLLEIQGIASTTLEMVADRIDYPLDELKRFWPDKEALHYDALRYLSQQVDIWRRQLMLNEELTAEQKLLARYTALTECVSNNRYPGCLFIAACTFYPDPEHPIHQLANQQKRAAHDFTHELLTTLEVDDPAMVARQMELVLEGCLSRMLVNRSQVDVDTAHRLAEDILRFAQCRSGGALT
- a CDS encoding anaerobic C4-dicarboxylate transporter gives rise to the protein MFGAELVIVLLAIYLGARLGGIGIGFAGGLGVLVLTLIFQIKPGAIPFDVIEIIMAVIAAIAAMQVAGGMDYLVSLAERMLRRHPKYITFLAPLVTWFMTILAGTGHTAFSTLPVITEVAKEQGIRPSRPLSIAVVASQIAITASPISAAVVFFAGILEPMGVSYLTLLGICIPVTLIAVMITAVLCNFLGADLKDDPVYQERLAKGEVKLRGSQVFELKPHAKRSVLLFLIGIVAVMFYATAISDTVGLIQNPVLPRNEAIVVFMLTIAALISITCKIDTSEVLNASTFKSGMSACVCVLGVAWLGDTFVKAHISDIQTVAGDLLHNYPWLLAVVLFFAATLLYSQAATTKALMPAALMLGVTPLTAIASFAAVSALFVLPTYPTLLAAVEMDDTGSTRIGKYVFNHAFLIPGVVAISLCVILGFIIGGIVL